One Polypterus senegalus isolate Bchr_013 chromosome 10, ASM1683550v1, whole genome shotgun sequence DNA segment encodes these proteins:
- the LOC120538309 gene encoding histone H3-like centromeric protein CSE4 has product MARTKQTARKSTGGKAPRKQLATKAARKSAPATGGVKKPHRYRPGTVALREIRRYQKSTELLIRKLPFQRLVREIAQDFKTDLRFQSSAVMALQEASEAYLVGLFEDTNLCAIHAKRVTIMPKDIQLARRIRGEQNVGHLGAIKGLKTKQKVCSQQSDDKQEVGNMARTKQTARKSTGGKAPRKQLATKAARKSAPATGGVKKPHRYRPGTVALREIRRYQKSTELLIRKLPFQRLVREIAQDFKTDLRFQSSAVMALQESSEAYLVGLFEDTNLCAIHAKRVTIMPKDIQLARRIRGERA; this is encoded by the exons ATGGCAAGAACAAAGCAGACTGCTCGCAAGTCTACTGGCGGTAAAGCTCCTCGAAAGCAGCTCGCCACCAAGGCTGCTCGTAAAAGTGCTCCTGCTACTGGCGGAGTCAAAAAGCCTCATCGTTACAGGCCTGGGACAGTGGCGCTGAGAGAAATTCGCCGCTACCAGAAGTCTACTGAGCTCCTCATCCGCAAGCTTCCATTCCAGCGGTTGGTCAGAGAAATTGCTCAGGATTTCAAAACTGACCTCCGATTCCAGAGCTCGGCCGTCATGGCTCTGCAGGAGGCTAGTGAAGCCTATCTGGTAGGTTTGTTCGAGGACACCAACCTTTGTGCCATTCATGCCAAGAGAGTGACTATCATGCCCAAGGACATCCAGTTGGCCCGACGTATCCGCGGAGAAC AAAATGTAGGACACTTGGGAGCCATCAAagggcttaaaacaaaacaaaaagtttgcTCACAGCAATCGGACGACAAGCAAG AAGTCGGGAACATGGCAAGAACTAAGCAGACAGCCCGTAAGTCTACTGGCGGTAAAGCTCCCCGAAAGCAGCTCGCCACAAAAGCGGCTCGTAAGAGCGCGCCTGCTACCGGTGGTGTAAAGAAACCTCACCGCTACAGGCCCGGCACTGTAGCTCTGCGAGAGATCCGTCGCTACCAGAAATCCACTGAGCTCCTTATCCGTAAGTTGCCTTTCCAGCGACTGGTGAGAGAAATCGCCCAGGATTTCAAGACCGATCTCCGCTTCCAGAGCTCCGCTGTCATGGCTCTGCAGGAGTCCAGTGAGGCTTACTTGGTGGGTCTGTTCGAAGATACCAACTTGTGCGCCATCCATGCCAAGAGAGTGACCATCATGCCCAAGGACATCCAGTTGGCTCGCCGCATTCGTGGAGAACGCGCTTAA
- the LOC120536316 gene encoding histone H1-like has translation MAETAPAAPAATPAKAPKKRTTSKPKKAGPSVSDLIVKAVSASKERHGLSLAGLKKALTAAGYDVEKNNARVKLSVKSLVNKGSLVQTKGTGASGSFKINKKQAEAKEKTAKKKATPKKKPAAKKPAAAKKVKKPVAKKPAAAKKTAKKPAAAKKATKSPKKAKPAAKPKKAAKSPKKPKTPKPKSAKPKSAKKAAPKKK, from the coding sequence ATGGCAGAAACCGCTCCAGCAGCTCCCGCCGCCACTCCTGCTAAGGCACCGAAAAAGAGAACTACCTCTAAGCCCAAGAAGGCCGGTCCTAGCGTGTCTGATTTAATCGTAAAGGCTGTGTCGGCTTCAAAAGAGCGCCACGGGCTCTCTTTGGCTGGCCTGAAGAAGGCACTGACGGCTGCTGGCTACGATGTGGAAAAAAATAACGCCCGCGTAAAGCTGTCCGTAAAGAGCCTTGTGAACAAAGGCTCTCTAGTGCAGACTAAAGGCACTGGTGCCTCCGGATCGTTTAAAATCAACAAGAAGCAGGCCGAGGCCAAGGAGAAGACTGCAAAGAAAAAGGCGACTCCGAAGAAGAAACCAGCGGCAAAGAAGCCTGCTGCCGCCAAGAAAGTGAAGAAGCCAGTCGCTAAAAAACCCGCGGCTGCCAAGAAGACCGCTAAGAAGCCTGCAGCAGCCAAGAAAGCCACCAAGAGTCCTAAGAAAGCGAAGCCGGCTGCAAAGCCCAAAAAGGCAGCAAAGAGTCCTAAGAAGCCGAAGACCCCCAAACCTAAATCGGCTAAACCCAAGAGTGCAAAGAAGGCGGCACCTAAAAAGAAGTAA
- the LOC120536317 gene encoding histone H2A-like, translating into MSGRGKTGGKARAKAKTRSSRAGLQFPVGRVHRLLRKGNYAERVGAGAPVYLAAVLEYLTAEILELAGNAARDNKKTRIIPRHLQLAVRNDEELNKLLGGVTIAQGGVLPNIQAVLLPKKTEKPAKSK; encoded by the coding sequence ATGTCTGGAAGAGGAAAGACCGGTGGTAAGGCACGCGCCAAGGCTAAGACTCGCTCTTCTCGAGCTGGTTTGCAGTTCCCCGTTGGCCGTGTTCACAGGCTTCTGAGGAAAGGCAACTATGCTGAGCGTGTTGGTGCCGGTGCTCCCGTCTACTTGGCTGCCGTGCTCGAGTACCTGACTGCTGAGATTCTCGAGTTAGCCGGCAACGCTGCCCGCGATAATAAGAAAACCAGAATCATTCCTCGCCATCTGCAGCTGGCTGTGCGTAACGATGAGGAGCTCAATAAACTGCTGGGTGGTGTGACCATCGCTCAGGGTGGTGTGCTGCCCAATATTCAGGCAGTGCTTCTGCCCAAGAAGACTGAGAAACCAGCTAAGAGCAAGTAA
- the LOC120536318 gene encoding histone H2B 8-like, translating to MPEPKTAPAPKKGSKKAVSKSQAKGGKKRRKTRKESYSIYVYKVLKQVHPDTGISSKAMGIMNSFVNDIFERIAGEASRLAHYNKRSTISSREIQTAVRLLLPGELAKHAVSEGTKAVTKYTSSK from the coding sequence ATGCCTGAGCCGAAAACTGCTCCTGCTCCCAAGAAGGGCTCTAAGAAAGCCGTTTCTAAGAGTCAAGCCAAGGGTGGGAAGAAACGCAGAAAGACTAGGAAGGAAAGCTATTCCATCTACGTGTACAAGGTGCTGAAGCAAGTCCACCCTGATACAGGTATTTCTTCTAAGGCGATGGGAATCATGAATTCCTTTGTGAATGACATCTTTGAGCGCATTGCTGGTGAAGCTTCTCGTCTGGCGCACTACAACAAGCGTTCAACTATCTCATCCCGGGAGATCCAGACTGCTGTGAGGCTGCTGTTACCCGGAGAGCTGGCCAAACATGCCGTGTCTGAGGGCACCAAGGCAGTTACCAAGTACACCAGCTCAAAgtaa